One Nostoc sp. UHCC 0302 DNA window includes the following coding sequences:
- the purC gene encoding phosphoribosylaminoimidazolesuccinocarboxamide synthase has product MSVNSKLYEGKAKILYTTDDPEVLLADFKDDATAFNAQKRGSIQGKGKINCIISSKLFEQLEAHGIKTHFIANPAPNQMRVRAVNILPLEVVVRNIAAGSLCQQTGLPLGTVLKKPLVEFYYKNDELGDPLLTSDRLYLMELATPEQVDAITHLALQINEFLRGFWQRCSITLVDFKLEFGLDSQQQLLLADEISPDTCRLWDIAEGDSNRRVLDKDRFRRDLGNVENAYQEVLQRVIKAVETKN; this is encoded by the coding sequence ATGTCTGTTAATTCCAAGCTATACGAAGGCAAAGCCAAAATTCTCTATACAACAGACGATCCAGAAGTCTTGTTGGCTGATTTCAAAGATGATGCGACTGCATTTAACGCCCAAAAGCGTGGCAGCATTCAAGGAAAAGGAAAAATTAATTGTATTATTTCCAGCAAGCTATTTGAGCAGTTGGAAGCACATGGTATCAAAACTCACTTTATTGCTAACCCTGCTCCAAATCAGATGCGGGTAAGAGCAGTAAACATTTTGCCCTTAGAAGTAGTTGTCAGAAACATTGCCGCTGGGAGTCTGTGTCAGCAAACAGGATTGCCACTGGGTACCGTTCTGAAAAAACCTTTGGTAGAGTTTTATTACAAAAACGATGAATTGGGAGATCCATTACTAACAAGCGATCGCTTGTACCTGATGGAACTAGCAACCCCGGAACAAGTAGATGCCATTACACATCTAGCACTACAAATTAACGAGTTTCTGAGGGGTTTTTGGCAACGGTGCAGTATTACCCTAGTGGATTTCAAACTAGAGTTTGGTCTGGACTCACAACAGCAGTTGCTCTTGGCAGATGAAATTAGCCCCGACACCTGCCGTTTGTGGGATATAGCAGAAGGTGACTCTAACCGCCGAGTCCTCGACAAAGACCGCTTCCGTCGAGATTTAGGGAATGTAGAAAATGCCTACCAGGAGGTCTTACAAAGAGTAATAAAAGCAGTAGAGACTAAAAATTAA
- a CDS encoding GAF domain-containing protein: MTLPNPGSVLATLTELTQVNRTHTLLRRVKELSVNEFVCLLDFITAEFQQFLRAIELINNEALETMLEKVLEAITLKIGQILQAEHTAIFLVDNDKSQLWSKVPQDKTQRFLEIRTPITVGIPGHVASTGQYLNISEISNHPLFSPELEKQLGYKTRNILCMPVVSSKNQIVAVVQLANKAGNNPFDHDDEERFRDFAASIGIILETCQSFYVAARNQRGATALLRATQTLGQSLDLEATLQIVMEQARILMQADRSTLFLYRKEMNELWTKVAAADGTNLIEIRIPTNRGIAGYVASTGEALNIADAYKDPRFDPSTDRKTGYVTRNILCLPVFNSANELIGVTQLINKQQGSFTASDEEFMRAFNIQAGIALENARLFENVLLEKQYQKDILQSLSDAVISTDMIGQIVTINDAALELLGCPLRDANTKNNKLFWEHNLIGRLVWEVVPIENLQLRLEDSLKTGAKHYVPEQTLTVGLYQFFPPESKATSETQDSAVRNFSCYYPPGFNNSTEPTAVAISLKEAERATEVPSAIQYPILAVRDRNNPDVFIPWNLPLTPQSDFLSSNQVQKLERSINLTVNPLTNPEGGARGGLVVLEDISQEKRLKTTMSRYLTPHVAEQVLALGEDALMGGERKEVTILFSDIRGYTTLTENIGAAEVVSLLNQYFETMVEAVFNYEGTLDKFIGDALMAVFGAPLPLTENHAWRAVQSALDMRHRLEEFNQRQIIQAQPQIQIGIGISSGEVVSGNIGSRKRMDYTVIGDSVNLSSRLEAVTKEYGCDILLSEFTYQMCSDRIWTRQLDKIRVKGKHQAVNIYELIGDRTTPLDANTQEFLSHYHAGRSAYIARDFSQAISYFETAKRIRPTDQAVDIHLQRAHNYQQTPPPESWDGVWTMSAK, from the coding sequence ATGACACTCCCCAATCCAGGTAGCGTCTTGGCTACATTAACTGAACTTACTCAAGTTAATCGTACTCATACCCTACTGCGTCGCGTTAAAGAATTATCTGTTAATGAATTTGTTTGCTTACTAGATTTCATTACGGCTGAGTTCCAGCAATTTCTCAGAGCTATTGAGTTAATCAATAATGAAGCTCTAGAAACTATGTTGGAAAAGGTACTAGAAGCAATCACACTCAAAATTGGTCAAATTCTTCAAGCAGAACACACAGCCATTTTTTTAGTTGACAACGACAAAAGTCAACTGTGGTCAAAAGTTCCCCAGGACAAAACCCAAAGATTTTTAGAAATTCGCACTCCCATCACCGTTGGTATCCCAGGTCATGTTGCGAGTACAGGCCAATATCTGAATATATCTGAAATCTCTAATCATCCCCTATTTAGCCCAGAATTGGAAAAACAACTGGGGTATAAGACTCGCAATATTTTATGTATGCCTGTTGTGAGTAGCAAAAATCAGATTGTAGCAGTAGTACAACTGGCCAATAAAGCTGGAAATAATCCGTTTGATCACGATGATGAAGAGCGTTTTCGAGACTTTGCTGCTTCTATTGGTATTATCCTCGAAACTTGTCAATCTTTCTATGTAGCAGCTCGTAATCAGCGGGGAGCAACGGCTCTGTTGCGGGCGACTCAGACACTGGGGCAAAGTCTAGATTTAGAAGCAACTTTGCAAATTGTCATGGAGCAAGCGCGGATTCTTATGCAAGCAGACCGTAGCACGCTGTTTTTGTATCGGAAAGAAATGAATGAACTCTGGACAAAGGTTGCAGCGGCAGATGGTACAAACTTGATTGAAATCCGCATTCCTACTAACCGTGGCATTGCTGGCTACGTAGCCTCAACTGGTGAAGCATTAAATATCGCCGATGCCTACAAAGACCCCCGCTTTGACCCGTCCACAGATAGAAAGACTGGATATGTCACCCGCAATATCTTGTGTTTACCAGTGTTTAATTCTGCCAATGAATTAATTGGGGTAACGCAATTAATTAATAAGCAACAAGGCAGTTTTACTGCCTCTGACGAAGAGTTTATGCGGGCTTTTAATATCCAAGCTGGAATTGCCTTGGAAAATGCCCGGCTATTTGAAAATGTGTTGTTAGAAAAACAGTATCAAAAAGACATTTTACAAAGTCTATCGGATGCTGTAATTTCGACAGATATGATAGGGCAGATTGTCACGATTAATGACGCAGCATTAGAGTTGCTGGGTTGTCCTCTCAGAGATGCTAATACTAAAAACAACAAGCTTTTTTGGGAACACAATTTGATTGGCCGTTTAGTTTGGGAGGTAGTGCCAATTGAAAATCTACAACTGCGGTTAGAAGATAGTTTAAAAACTGGGGCTAAACATTATGTACCAGAACAAACTTTAACAGTAGGACTGTATCAATTTTTCCCTCCTGAGTCTAAAGCAACGAGTGAAACTCAGGATTCAGCCGTTAGGAATTTCAGTTGTTATTATCCTCCTGGCTTCAACAACTCAACAGAACCAACAGCAGTTGCTATCTCCTTGAAAGAGGCTGAGCGAGCAACAGAGGTTCCCTCGGCTATTCAGTACCCAATTCTAGCAGTGCGCGATCGCAATAACCCAGATGTTTTTATTCCCTGGAATTTACCCTTAACTCCCCAATCTGACTTTCTCAGTTCTAATCAAGTGCAAAAATTAGAACGCAGCATTAATCTAACTGTTAATCCTCTAACTAACCCAGAAGGGGGAGCCAGAGGTGGTTTGGTCGTTTTGGAAGATATTAGCCAGGAAAAACGCCTGAAAACTACTATGTCTCGATACCTAACACCCCATGTAGCAGAGCAAGTTTTGGCATTGGGTGAAGATGCTTTAATGGGCGGGGAACGCAAGGAAGTCACCATCTTGTTTTCTGATATCCGAGGCTACACAACGCTGACAGAAAATATTGGTGCAGCTGAGGTAGTATCCTTGCTCAATCAGTATTTTGAAACGATGGTGGAGGCTGTTTTTAACTATGAAGGCACTTTGGATAAGTTTATTGGCGATGCTTTAATGGCGGTATTTGGTGCGCCACTACCACTTACAGAAAATCATGCTTGGAGGGCGGTGCAATCGGCATTAGATATGCGTCACCGCTTGGAGGAATTTAACCAGCGGCAAATTATTCAGGCGCAGCCACAAATTCAAATTGGCATTGGAATTAGTTCTGGAGAAGTAGTTTCAGGAAATATCGGTTCCCGCAAACGGATGGACTATACCGTAATTGGGGATAGTGTGAATTTGAGTTCGCGCTTAGAAGCAGTAACTAAAGAATATGGATGCGACATTCTTTTAAGCGAATTTACTTACCAAATGTGCAGCGATCGCATTTGGACGCGGCAGTTAGATAAAATTCGAGTCAAGGGGAAACATCAGGCTGTAAATATTTATGAGCTAATTGGCGATCGTACTACTCCTTTAGATGCCAATACTCAAGAATTTTTGTCTCATTACCACGCTGGACGTTCTGCTTACATAGCGCGTGACTTCTCACAAGCAATTTCCTACTTTGAAACTGCTAAACGCATCCGACCGACAGACCAAGCTGTCGATATCCATCTACAACGAGCTCATAATTACCAACAAACGCCGCCTCCAGAATCTTGGGATGGTGTTTGGACAATGAGCGCCAAGTAG
- a CDS encoding glycosyltransferase family 1 protein, which translates to MRIALFTETFLPKVDGIVTRLRHTVDHLQRHGDQVLVVAPEGGITEHKGAKVYGVTGFPLPLYPELKMSLPRPAIGYALEEFQPDIIHVVNPAVLGLSGIFYSKILKIPLVASYHTHLPQYLQHYGLGMLEGLLWELLKGAHNQAALNLCTSTAMVEELTTHGIERVDLWQRGVDTELFQPDLASLEMRSRLSQNHPESPLLLYVGRLSAEKEIERIKPILQAIPEARLALVGDGPHRQALQKHFAGTNTNFVGYLMGRELGSAFASADAFIFPSRTETLGLVLLEAMAAGCPVVAARSGGIPDIVTDGVNGYLFDPKADIQEAISATIRLLQQKQQRDTIRQNARSEAEKWGWAAATRQLQNYYQKVIFSEKLTK; encoded by the coding sequence ATGAGAATTGCCCTATTTACCGAAACCTTTTTACCAAAGGTTGACGGCATTGTAACGCGTCTGCGCCACACTGTAGACCATCTACAACGTCATGGCGACCAAGTACTGGTAGTTGCGCCGGAAGGCGGCATCACTGAACACAAAGGAGCGAAAGTTTACGGCGTCACTGGCTTTCCTCTGCCATTGTATCCAGAATTGAAGATGTCATTACCCCGCCCAGCCATTGGCTACGCTTTAGAAGAGTTTCAGCCAGATATCATTCATGTTGTAAATCCGGCAGTTTTGGGTTTATCTGGGATATTTTATAGCAAAATTCTCAAAATCCCCTTGGTAGCTTCTTACCATACGCATTTACCCCAATATCTCCAGCATTACGGTTTAGGGATGCTTGAAGGGCTGCTTTGGGAATTGCTCAAAGGCGCTCATAATCAAGCAGCATTGAACCTATGTACCTCTACAGCGATGGTGGAAGAACTAACAACACACGGCATCGAACGGGTAGACTTGTGGCAACGTGGAGTAGATACAGAATTATTTCAGCCTGATTTAGCTAGTCTGGAGATGCGATCGCGTTTATCACAAAATCATCCTGAAAGTCCCTTACTGCTTTACGTTGGGCGTCTTTCTGCTGAAAAAGAAATTGAGCGCATCAAACCAATTTTACAAGCAATTCCCGAAGCCCGATTAGCATTGGTAGGCGATGGGCCACACCGCCAAGCGCTGCAAAAACACTTTGCTGGTACAAATACCAATTTTGTGGGATATCTCATGGGGCGAGAATTGGGTTCTGCCTTTGCTAGCGCTGATGCCTTTATTTTTCCTTCCCGTACAGAAACTTTAGGATTAGTATTATTAGAAGCAATGGCAGCTGGGTGTCCAGTCGTAGCAGCTCGTTCTGGAGGAATTCCTGATATTGTCACAGACGGGGTAAATGGATATCTTTTTGATCCTAAAGCAGATATTCAAGAAGCAATTTCTGCTACCATCCGCCTCTTACAACAGAAACAACAACGAGATACCATCCGTCAAAATGCTCGCAGTGAAGCAGAAAAGTGGGGATGGGCAGCAGCCACGCGCCAGCTACAAAATTATTATCAAAAGGTGATATTTTCTGAAAAATTGACCAAATAG
- a CDS encoding NAD-dependent epimerase/dehydratase family protein — translation MKVLVIGGDGYCGWATALYLSNRGYEVGILDSLVRRHWDNELGVETLTPIAPIQQRLQRWQDLTGKAIDLFIGDITNYEFLQKTLHKFQPNAIVHFGEQRSAPFSMIDREHAVLTQVNNVVGTLNLLYAMREDFPDCHLVKLGTMGEYGTPNIDIEEGYITIEHNGRKDTLPYPKQPGSMYHLSKVHDSHNIHFACRIWGLRATDLNQGVVYGVLTEETGMDELLINRLDYDGVFGTALNRFCIQAAIAHPLTVYGKGGQTRGFLDIRDTVRCVELAIANPAEAGEFRVFNQFTEQFSVGDLAALVKKAGNAMGLNVEINHLDNPRVEKEEHYFNAKNTKLLDLGLQPHFLSDSLLDSLLNFAIKYQKRVDNKQILPKVSWHRN, via the coding sequence ATGAAAGTCCTGGTTATTGGTGGCGATGGGTATTGCGGTTGGGCAACTGCTCTTTACCTTTCCAATCGAGGTTATGAAGTTGGAATTTTAGATAGTTTGGTGCGGCGGCACTGGGATAATGAACTGGGTGTCGAAACTCTTACTCCGATCGCACCAATTCAACAACGCCTCCAGCGCTGGCAAGATTTGACTGGCAAAGCTATAGACCTTTTCATCGGGGATATTACTAATTACGAGTTTCTCCAGAAAACCTTGCACAAATTCCAGCCAAACGCCATAGTGCATTTTGGTGAACAGCGTTCGGCTCCATTTTCGATGATCGACCGCGAACACGCGGTTTTGACGCAGGTGAATAACGTTGTTGGGACGTTGAACTTGCTGTATGCTATGCGAGAAGATTTCCCAGACTGCCACTTGGTGAAGTTGGGGACAATGGGTGAATACGGTACACCTAACATCGACATCGAAGAAGGGTATATCACCATTGAACACAATGGGCGTAAAGACACCTTACCTTATCCTAAGCAACCTGGTTCAATGTATCACTTGAGCAAGGTGCATGATAGTCATAACATTCACTTTGCTTGCCGGATTTGGGGATTACGAGCAACCGATTTAAATCAAGGTGTGGTTTACGGCGTCTTAACCGAAGAAACGGGAATGGACGAACTGCTGATTAATCGCCTAGATTACGATGGCGTATTTGGTACAGCACTGAACCGTTTCTGCATTCAAGCAGCGATCGCACATCCTCTCACTGTCTACGGTAAAGGTGGACAAACTCGCGGATTTTTAGATATTCGTGATACAGTGCGATGTGTTGAATTAGCGATCGCTAACCCTGCTGAAGCTGGAGAATTCCGCGTATTTAACCAATTTACTGAACAATTCAGTGTTGGTGACTTAGCGGCACTGGTAAAAAAAGCTGGTAATGCGATGGGATTGAACGTAGAAATCAATCACCTAGATAATCCCAGAGTTGAAAAGGAAGAACATTACTTCAACGCTAAAAACACCAAATTGCTTGATTTAGGCTTACAGCCACACTTTCTCTCTGATTCTTTACTTGATTCTCTGTTAAACTTTGCGATCAAGTATCAGAAACGAGTTGATAATAAACAAATTCTCCCCAAAGTCTCTTGGCATAGAAATTAG
- a CDS encoding IS982 family transposase — protein sequence MKVTRLLTQTSPMTSIDFGTLITTIFVVVDDWYQKQVKNETLIKPGAKTRMSDSEIMTLALVMDYLPFPGETQFLGFIRGNYKQWFPNLLDQSQFNRRLRKLDGMLENLRRSWVEQLVEGSEKYFLLDTKPLPVLGLKRDKRYSDFAGNAAPGRCAAREMSYFGYKLVMLSTWNGIAVAYDIVPANTDERIAADAVLEMVQHSDIYADKGFISADWQAAIARRTGNRIWTNKRDNQHLQHSHALKRFISRVRQRVEGVFHEIQNTGRNPERLLNKTVDGFCVHIAAKVASHTLRLLLRRRFGINVLTFQSQPI from the coding sequence ATGAAAGTTACCAGACTTTTAACTCAGACTTCCCCCATGACTAGCATAGACTTTGGAACATTAATTACAACAATATTTGTAGTAGTCGATGATTGGTATCAAAAGCAAGTAAAAAATGAAACTTTGATAAAACCGGGTGCGAAGACGAGAATGAGTGATAGCGAAATCATGACACTAGCATTGGTCATGGATTATCTACCATTTCCCGGAGAAACACAATTTCTTGGTTTCATCAGGGGAAATTACAAGCAATGGTTTCCAAATTTACTCGACCAGAGTCAATTTAATCGGCGGTTACGCAAATTAGATGGGATGTTAGAGAACTTACGCCGCAGTTGGGTAGAGCAATTGGTTGAAGGAAGTGAAAAATATTTCCTTCTCGATACTAAACCGTTACCAGTATTAGGACTCAAACGAGACAAGCGATATAGTGACTTTGCCGGAAACGCTGCCCCTGGTCGATGTGCTGCTAGAGAAATGAGTTATTTTGGCTACAAGCTAGTAATGCTATCAACGTGGAATGGAATTGCCGTTGCTTATGACATAGTACCTGCTAATACTGATGAAAGAATTGCCGCTGATGCTGTTTTAGAGATGGTTCAGCACAGCGATATTTACGCAGATAAAGGCTTTATTTCTGCCGACTGGCAAGCTGCCATCGCTCGCCGCACTGGTAATCGTATCTGGACAAACAAGCGCGATAACCAGCATCTTCAACATTCTCATGCTTTGAAACGTTTTATTAGTCGTGTTCGCCAACGCGTTGAAGGTGTTTTTCACGAAATTCAAAATACTGGCCGTAATCCCGAACGCCTACTTAATAAAACTGTTGATGGCTTTTGTGTACATATTGCTGCCAAAGTTGCATCTCACACACTACGTCTATTGCTTCGCCGCCGTTTTGGCATCAATGTTCTCACTTTTCAGTCTCAACCTATTTAA